Proteins found in one Planctomycetes bacterium MalM25 genomic segment:
- the iscS_1 gene encoding Cysteine desulfurase, translating into MKRPGIVPTPGRFLYAVTAIRAAAVRSIYLDYNATTPLAPAAQEAMLPYLADRYADPAGEHLAGRAVSEALEDARTRVAAVLGAASDEIVWTSGGTEASNLALRGLVEPALRAGETPHLIVSAVDHSAVQGPARFLARCGAELTVVPVDEQGLVDPDGVAAALKPTTRLVSVVHANEEIGAVQPIADIAALCRREGVLIHTDATQTLGDRSLGVTQLDVDLMSLSAHKAYGPKGVGALYVRRGVALEAQLWGDGTELGQRAGTPNVAGVIGFGAASGVAEAGREDATRRLAGLRNRLAERLEAGAEGARQYGPADPDHRLAGTLCVALPGVIASDLLSAVPELCASPCAGGGPGAPPTLSPTLTALGADPHEASGAIRLSVGWYTTEDEVDNAADALLAAWEQLS; encoded by the coding sequence TTGAAGCGGCCCGGGATCGTTCCGACCCCGGGCCGCTTTTTGTATGCCGTCACCGCGATTCGGGCCGCCGCCGTGCGATCGATCTACCTCGACTACAACGCCACCACGCCGCTCGCGCCGGCCGCCCAAGAGGCGATGCTCCCTTACCTGGCCGACCGCTACGCCGACCCGGCGGGCGAGCACCTAGCGGGACGGGCCGTTAGCGAAGCGCTCGAAGACGCCCGTACGCGCGTCGCCGCCGTGCTCGGGGCGGCTTCGGACGAGATCGTCTGGACCTCGGGCGGGACCGAGGCGTCGAACCTGGCGCTGCGGGGCCTCGTCGAGCCGGCACTCCGGGCGGGCGAGACGCCCCACCTGATCGTGTCGGCGGTCGATCACTCGGCCGTCCAAGGCCCGGCCCGCTTCCTGGCCCGTTGCGGCGCCGAGCTGACCGTCGTGCCGGTCGATGAGCAGGGCTTGGTCGATCCCGACGGGGTCGCCGCGGCGCTCAAGCCAACGACGCGGCTCGTCAGCGTCGTCCACGCGAACGAAGAGATCGGCGCCGTGCAGCCGATCGCCGACATCGCCGCGCTCTGCCGGCGTGAAGGCGTGCTGATCCATACCGACGCGACCCAGACGCTCGGCGACCGCTCGCTCGGCGTCACGCAGTTGGACGTCGACCTGATGAGCCTCTCCGCTCACAAAGCGTACGGCCCGAAAGGGGTCGGCGCTCTCTACGTACGAAGAGGCGTCGCCCTCGAAGCCCAGCTCTGGGGAGACGGGACCGAACTCGGCCAGCGGGCCGGCACGCCGAACGTGGCGGGTGTGATCGGCTTTGGAGCCGCGTCGGGTGTCGCCGAAGCGGGACGCGAGGACGCGACCCGACGCCTCGCCGGCTTGCGCAACCGCCTCGCCGAGCGACTCGAAGCGGGCGCCGAAGGCGCCCGCCAGTACGGCCCCGCCGACCCCGACCACCGCCTCGCCGGCACGCTCTGCGTGGCGTTGCCCGGCGTGATCGCGTCGGACCTGCTCTCGGCGGTTCCCGAACTGTGCGCGAGCCCCTGCGCGGGGGGCGGGCCCGGCGCCCCGCCGACGCTCAGCCCGACACTCACCGCGCTGGGCGCCGACCCGCACGAGGCCTCCGGCGCCATCCGCCTGTCGGTCGGCTGGTACACTACCGAAGACGAAGTCGACAACGCGGCCGACGCCCTGCTCGCGGCGTGGGAACAGCTGAGTTGA
- a CDS encoding Putative O-methyltransferase/MSMEI_4947: MGGGGGYQLSFTPGQEYTPLAPSLSVCNDMSNETWTAVDDYVASRLAPHDEDLDAALAASEEAGLPEIAVSANQGKLLHVLARTVGAKAILEVGTLGGYSTIWLARALPEGGQVVSLEADPKHAEVAGANLERAGLSEQVDVRVGRAIETLPKLAEEGVGPFDLVFIDADKPSIPDYFEWALKLTRPGSLIVVDNVVRRGKLADSECRDEAVLGCRRLIEQLEGETRVAATVVQTVGAKGHDGVVLATVL; encoded by the coding sequence ATGGGCGGCGGAGGGGGCTACCAGTTATCCTTCACGCCGGGCCAAGAGTATACGCCCCTCGCCCCTTCTCTTTCCGTCTGCAACGACATGAGCAACGAGACCTGGACCGCGGTGGACGACTACGTGGCCTCTCGCTTGGCGCCGCACGACGAGGACCTCGACGCCGCTCTCGCCGCCAGCGAGGAGGCGGGGCTGCCCGAAATCGCCGTCTCCGCGAATCAGGGCAAGCTGCTGCACGTGCTGGCCCGCACGGTCGGCGCCAAGGCGATCCTCGAGGTCGGCACGCTCGGCGGATACAGCACGATCTGGCTCGCCCGGGCGCTTCCCGAGGGGGGGCAGGTCGTGTCGCTTGAGGCCGACCCCAAGCACGCCGAGGTCGCCGGGGCGAACCTCGAACGGGCGGGTTTGTCTGAGCAAGTCGATGTGCGTGTCGGTCGCGCGATCGAGACCCTGCCCAAACTAGCGGAGGAGGGCGTCGGGCCGTTCGACCTGGTCTTCATCGACGCCGACAAGCCGTCGATCCCGGATTACTTCGAATGGGCTTTGAAGCTGACGCGGCCGGGCAGCCTGATCGTGGTCGACAACGTCGTCCGCCGTGGCAAGCTGGCCGACTCGGAGTGCCGCGACGAGGCCGTGCTCGGTTGCCGGCGTCTGATCGAACAGCTCGAGGGCGAGACGCGCGTCGCCGCCACCGTCGTGCAGACCGTCGGCGCCAAGGGGCACGACGGCGTCGTCCTCGCCACCGTCTTATGA
- the rsmG gene encoding Ribosomal RNA small subunit methyltransferase G has product MSEPAPPEESLAEAVAACGLEITPEQLEQLDAYRQLMWEWNEKLNLTRHTTIEKFVTRDLVDTVQIAKHLKEGERVLDIGSGGGVPGLTLAILRPDLDLRLCESVAKKTNVLANLIETLQIPVSLYGARAEAVVDRASEAPRFDTLIARAVAPLWKFMFWLRPHPEGWGRLLLIKGPSWTDERGEARHRGLMKGYDLRRIDEYTTPRTEAVTTVLSVTRSAAPKGGRGRRK; this is encoded by the coding sequence TTGTCCGAGCCCGCCCCACCCGAAGAGTCCCTCGCCGAGGCGGTCGCCGCCTGCGGCCTGGAGATCACCCCGGAGCAGCTCGAGCAGCTGGACGCCTACCGCCAGCTGATGTGGGAGTGGAACGAGAAACTCAACCTGACGCGGCACACGACGATCGAGAAGTTCGTCACCCGCGACCTAGTCGATACGGTCCAGATCGCCAAGCACCTGAAAGAGGGAGAGCGGGTGCTCGACATCGGATCGGGAGGCGGCGTGCCGGGGCTGACGCTGGCGATCCTCCGCCCCGACCTCGACCTGCGGCTCTGCGAGTCGGTCGCCAAGAAGACGAACGTGCTGGCCAACCTCATCGAGACGCTCCAGATCCCCGTCTCGCTCTACGGCGCTCGGGCGGAGGCGGTGGTTGATCGCGCGTCGGAGGCGCCCCGCTTCGACACCCTGATCGCCCGCGCGGTGGCGCCCCTCTGGAAGTTCATGTTCTGGCTGCGTCCGCACCCCGAAGGTTGGGGGAGGCTCTTGCTCATCAAGGGGCCGAGCTGGACCGACGAGCGGGGCGAGGCGCGCCACCGCGGACTCATGAAGGGCTACGACCTCCGCCGGATCGACGAGTACACGACGCCCCGCACCGAGGCGGTCACCACGGTTCTGAGCGTCACACGCAGCGCCGCCCCCAAGGGCGGCCGAGGCCGCAGGAAGTGA
- a CDS encoding hypothetical protein (YTV), which yields MKRLYGLPLLAAVASLAGVQADAACDCAARYGSAEGAVQMDGGCAADSRTIYRTETRRIMEERCETRYRTVYDRVPFEKTVNYTKHVTEQRQKQVNYTVMKPVYETKTRTYTVNRPVWETRQRQINYTVMKPVYETKTRTYTVHKPVWETRQRQINYTVMKPVYETKTRTYTVHRPVWETRQRQINYTVMKPVWETKTRSYTVHKPVWETRTREVTYHVRKAVPYTKTISVRGGHWTTESYTVPGKTYYRTVRTPGKWVYNPSTCCNCYCPGKCCKVACTTAPKTCCKKVWVPTCEQKEICCTKYVCEPRTKTCCYKVCKMVPECKTCCYKVCRMVPECRTKTCCYKVCKMVPECKTCCYKVCKMVPECRTRTCCYKVCKMVPECKTCCYKVCRMVPECRTKTCCYKVCKMVPECKTCTYQVCKMVPECRTKTVCYNVCVPQTCQRTVTCYKCVSRQVPYQVKVCVPRCVTIKVPCKIVTDCPAPACEGAAPAGDCGCN from the coding sequence TGCCGGTGTGCAAGCGGACGCGGCGTGTGACTGTGCGGCCCGTTACGGAAGCGCCGAAGGCGCCGTCCAAATGGACGGCGGTTGCGCTGCCGATTCGCGCACGATCTACCGCACCGAGACGCGGCGGATCATGGAAGAGCGTTGTGAAACTCGTTACCGCACGGTCTACGACCGCGTGCCTTTCGAGAAGACGGTCAACTACACCAAGCACGTGACCGAGCAGCGCCAGAAGCAGGTCAACTACACCGTCATGAAGCCGGTGTACGAGACCAAGACCCGCACCTACACGGTCAACCGCCCCGTGTGGGAGACGCGTCAGCGTCAGATCAACTACACCGTCATGAAGCCGGTGTACGAGACCAAGACCCGCACTTACACCGTGCACAAGCCGGTCTGGGAGACGCGTCAGCGTCAGATCAACTACACCGTTATGAAGCCGGTGTACGAGACCAAGACCCGCACCTACACCGTGCACCGCCCCGTGTGGGAGACGCGTCAGCGTCAGATCAACTACACGGTCATGAAGCCGGTCTGGGAGACCAAGACCCGCAGCTACACCGTCCACAAGCCGGTCTGGGAGACGCGCACCCGTGAGGTGACCTACCACGTCCGCAAGGCGGTTCCGTACACGAAGACCATCTCGGTCCGTGGCGGCCACTGGACGACCGAGAGCTACACGGTCCCGGGCAAGACCTACTATCGCACGGTCCGCACGCCGGGCAAGTGGGTCTACAACCCCTCGACCTGCTGCAACTGCTACTGCCCCGGTAAGTGCTGCAAGGTCGCTTGCACCACGGCGCCGAAGACCTGCTGCAAGAAGGTCTGGGTCCCGACCTGCGAGCAGAAGGAAATCTGCTGCACCAAGTACGTGTGCGAGCCGCGTACGAAGACCTGCTGCTACAAGGTCTGCAAGATGGTTCCTGAGTGCAAGACCTGCTGCTACAAGGTCTGCCGGATGGTTCCTGAGTGCCGCACGAAGACCTGCTGCTACAAGGTCTGCAAGATGGTTCCCGAGTGCAAGACCTGCTGCTACAAGGTCTGCAAGATGGTTCCCGAGTGCCGCACGCGGACCTGCTGCTACAAGGTCTGCAAGATGGTGCCCGAGTGCAAGACCTGCTGCTACAAGGTCTGCCGGATGGTGCCCGAGTGCCGCACGAAGACCTGCTGCTACAAGGTCTGCAAGATGGTTCCCGAGTGCAAGACCTGCACCTACCAGGTCTGCAAGATGGTTCCTGAGTGCCGCACGAAGACCGTCTGCTACAACGTCTGCGTTCCGCAGACGTGCCAACGCACGGTCACGTGCTACAAGTGCGTGTCGCGTCAGGTCCCGTACCAGGTCAAGGTCTGCGTGCCGCGTTGCGTCACGATCAAGGTCCCTTGCAAGATCGTGACCGACTGCCCGGCCCCGGCGTGCGAAGGCGCCGCCCCGGCCGGCGATTGCGGCTGCAACTGA
- the lpxA_1 gene encoding Acyl-[acyl-carrier-protein]--UDP-N-acetylglucosamine O-acyltransferase, with translation MSIHPSAVVDPTAELGVDVEIGPFALVEAGVRLGDRCKLLARATVKSGVEMGAENVLYEGAVVGGLPQHATPPGPPGKVIVGDRNLFRENATVHRAMYEEGVTRLGDDCMMMVGSHVAHDCEIEDRVVMTNNVMLAGHVTVGERAFLGGGCAVHQHCRIGRIAMIGGMARVTQDVPPFVTIDGDTGSVVGLNRVGLRRNGFSRQQIAEVKEAYRLIYRSGASFEDRLALLVASFSEGPAAEFEPFLRDTSRGYARERRSPPGGTIRVIEDALDSSADKPGHAESRRAG, from the coding sequence ATGAGCATCCACCCCAGCGCCGTCGTCGATCCCACCGCCGAGCTCGGCGTGGACGTCGAGATCGGCCCCTTCGCCCTGGTCGAAGCGGGCGTCCGCCTGGGAGACCGCTGCAAGCTGCTGGCCCGCGCCACCGTGAAATCGGGCGTCGAGATGGGCGCCGAGAACGTGCTCTACGAGGGCGCCGTCGTCGGTGGTTTGCCGCAACACGCCACCCCGCCCGGCCCTCCCGGCAAGGTGATCGTCGGCGACCGGAACCTGTTCCGCGAAAACGCCACCGTCCACCGCGCCATGTACGAGGAGGGCGTCACCCGCCTCGGTGACGACTGCATGATGATGGTCGGCTCGCACGTGGCGCACGACTGCGAGATCGAAGACCGCGTCGTGATGACGAACAACGTGATGCTCGCCGGCCACGTCACCGTGGGCGAGCGGGCCTTCTTGGGCGGCGGTTGCGCCGTGCACCAGCACTGCCGCATCGGGCGGATCGCGATGATCGGGGGCATGGCCCGCGTCACGCAGGACGTGCCGCCGTTCGTCACCATCGACGGCGATACCGGTTCCGTCGTTGGGCTCAACCGGGTTGGGCTTCGTCGCAACGGTTTCAGCCGTCAGCAGATCGCCGAGGTGAAAGAGGCCTACCGCCTGATCTACCGCAGCGGGGCGTCGTTCGAAGACCGGCTCGCCCTGCTGGTCGCGTCCTTCTCGGAAGGCCCCGCGGCCGAGTTCGAACCCTTCCTCCGCGACACGTCGCGCGGCTACGCACGCGAGCGTCGCTCGCCGCCCGGCGGCACGATCCGCGTGATCGAGGACGCGCTCGACTCGTCGGCCGACAAGCCGGGCCACGCCGAGTCCCGCCGCGCGGGCTAG
- the ppdK gene encoding Pyruvate, phosphate dikinase yields the protein MAKKKPAAGKMVYYFGKTKTEGDTSMKQLIGGKGANLADMTSIGLPVPAGFTITTECCGKYGKAGKFPKGMMDEVNAAVKTLEKETKKKFGDSKDPLLVSVRSGAAISMPGMMNTILNLGLNDESVAGLANATGNERFAYDAYRRLINMYGDVVMEVDHHHFEEAFSKIKTKYGAKEDNDVPTEGLIQLVDAYKKVYKKYTKSDFPQDPIEQLALAIEAVFKSWNSDKAITYRRIEGITGLAGTAVNVQSMVFGNMGDDSGTGVAFTRNPSTGENKFYGEFLVNAQGEDVVAGIRTPQPVAEMPKWKCDADKTIGKKVHAELMAIKTKLEKHYKDVQDIEFTIEKGKLYMLQTRTGKRTGMAAVRIACEMVKERLITEKQGVMRVPAGDLTQLLLPSFDPAAKKKAKALTVGLPASPGAAFGKLAFTAEEAVDRAHSGEQVLLVRQETSPEDVDGMHSAAGILTSTGGMTSHAAVVARGWGKCCVAGAGEIHIDEKAKKIKIGGKTYGKNDVLSIDGSTGEVFTGEMPTVSPKLSGNFATVMGWADKYRKLGVRTNADSPADSKRARDFGAEGIGLCRTEHMFFEGDRILAMREMILSDNTADREKALKKLLPFQRKDFEGIFKAMKGLPVTVRLLDPPLHEFLPHDKAAMKELSEVTGVPVKEIATRVQQLHEANPMLGHRGCRLSITYPEILVMQVTAITEAAISCVKKKIDAKPEIMIPLVGTVKELAPLRELAEETIEKVKVAKKFSGKLDILIGTMIEIPRAALTADEVATEADFFSFGTNDLTQMTFGYSRDDVNGFLPDYLGQEILEKDPFQSIDTSGVGQLVETAVKKGQSTNKKIKLGICGEHGGDPASIQFCHQVGLNYVSCSPFRVPIARLAAAQAALTQA from the coding sequence ATGGCTAAGAAGAAGCCCGCCGCCGGCAAGATGGTTTACTACTTCGGCAAGACGAAGACCGAAGGTGACACCTCGATGAAGCAGCTCATCGGGGGCAAGGGGGCCAACCTGGCCGACATGACCTCGATCGGCCTGCCGGTCCCGGCCGGCTTCACAATCACGACCGAGTGCTGTGGGAAGTACGGCAAGGCGGGCAAGTTCCCGAAGGGGATGATGGACGAGGTCAACGCCGCGGTGAAGACCTTGGAGAAGGAGACCAAGAAGAAGTTTGGCGACTCGAAAGACCCGCTGCTCGTCTCCGTCCGCTCGGGAGCTGCGATCAGCATGCCGGGCATGATGAACACGATCTTGAACCTCGGCCTGAACGACGAGTCGGTCGCGGGCCTGGCAAACGCCACGGGCAACGAGCGCTTCGCGTACGACGCCTACCGCCGCCTGATCAACATGTACGGCGACGTCGTCATGGAGGTGGACCACCACCACTTCGAAGAGGCCTTCAGCAAGATCAAGACCAAGTATGGCGCCAAGGAGGACAACGACGTCCCGACCGAGGGCCTGATCCAGCTCGTCGACGCCTACAAGAAGGTCTACAAGAAGTACACCAAGAGCGACTTCCCGCAGGACCCGATCGAGCAGCTCGCCCTCGCCATCGAGGCGGTCTTCAAGAGCTGGAACTCGGACAAGGCGATCACCTACCGCCGCATCGAGGGCATCACCGGCCTGGCCGGCACCGCGGTGAACGTCCAGTCGATGGTGTTCGGCAACATGGGCGACGACTCGGGCACGGGCGTCGCGTTCACGCGGAACCCGTCGACCGGCGAGAACAAGTTCTACGGCGAGTTCCTCGTCAACGCCCAGGGCGAAGACGTCGTCGCCGGCATCCGCACGCCGCAGCCCGTGGCCGAGATGCCCAAGTGGAAGTGCGACGCCGACAAGACGATCGGCAAGAAGGTCCACGCCGAGCTGATGGCGATCAAGACCAAGCTCGAGAAGCACTACAAGGACGTCCAGGACATCGAGTTCACGATCGAGAAGGGCAAGCTCTACATGCTGCAGACCCGCACCGGCAAGCGGACCGGCATGGCCGCCGTGCGGATCGCCTGCGAGATGGTGAAGGAGCGGCTCATCACCGAGAAGCAGGGCGTCATGCGGGTGCCTGCGGGCGACCTGACTCAGCTGCTGCTCCCCTCGTTCGACCCGGCCGCGAAGAAGAAGGCCAAGGCGTTGACCGTTGGCCTGCCGGCGTCGCCCGGCGCCGCGTTCGGCAAGCTCGCCTTCACCGCCGAGGAGGCGGTCGATCGGGCCCACTCTGGCGAGCAGGTCCTGCTCGTGCGTCAGGAGACCAGCCCCGAGGACGTCGACGGCATGCACTCCGCCGCCGGCATCCTCACCAGCACCGGCGGCATGACCAGCCACGCGGCGGTGGTCGCCCGCGGCTGGGGCAAGTGCTGCGTGGCCGGCGCCGGTGAGATCCACATCGACGAGAAGGCCAAGAAGATCAAGATCGGTGGCAAGACCTACGGCAAGAACGATGTCTTGTCGATCGACGGCTCGACCGGCGAAGTCTTCACCGGCGAGATGCCGACCGTCTCGCCCAAGCTGTCGGGCAACTTCGCCACGGTCATGGGCTGGGCGGACAAGTACCGCAAGCTCGGCGTCCGCACCAACGCCGACTCGCCCGCCGACTCGAAGCGGGCCCGCGACTTCGGCGCCGAGGGCATCGGCCTCTGCCGCACGGAGCACATGTTCTTCGAAGGCGATCGCATCCTCGCGATGCGGGAGATGATCCTCTCAGACAACACGGCCGACCGCGAGAAGGCCCTCAAGAAGCTGCTGCCGTTCCAACGGAAGGACTTCGAGGGCATCTTCAAGGCGATGAAGGGCCTTCCGGTCACCGTCCGGTTGCTCGACCCGCCGCTCCACGAGTTCCTGCCGCACGACAAGGCGGCCATGAAGGAGCTGTCGGAGGTCACCGGCGTGCCGGTCAAAGAGATCGCCACCCGGGTGCAGCAACTTCACGAAGCGAACCCGATGCTCGGCCACCGCGGCTGCCGCCTGTCGATCACCTACCCGGAGATCTTGGTGATGCAGGTCACGGCGATCACCGAGGCCGCCATCAGCTGCGTGAAGAAGAAGATCGACGCCAAGCCGGAGATCATGATCCCGCTGGTCGGCACCGTGAAGGAGCTCGCTCCGCTGCGTGAGCTGGCCGAGGAGACCATCGAGAAGGTCAAGGTGGCCAAGAAGTTCTCCGGCAAGCTCGACATCCTGATCGGCACGATGATCGAGATCCCGCGTGCCGCCCTCACCGCCGACGAGGTCGCCACCGAGGCCGACTTCTTCAGCTTCGGTACCAACGACCTGACGCAGATGACCTTCGGTTACTCCCGCGACGACGTGAACGGCTTCCTGCCGGATTACCTTGGCCAGGAGATCCTCGAGAAAGACCCGTTCCAGTCGATCGACACCTCGGGCGTCGGCCAGCTGGTCGAGACCGCGGTCAAGAAGGGTCAGTCCACCAACAAGAAGATCAAGCTCGGCATCTGCGGCGAGCACGGCGGCGACCCGGCGTCGATTCAGTTCTGCCACCAGGTCGGCCTGAACTACGTCAGCTGCAGCCCGTTCCGCGTGCCCATCGCCCGCCTCGCGGCCGCCCAAGCAGCCCTGACGCAGGCCTGA
- the resA_1 gene encoding Thiol-disulfide oxidoreductase ResA translates to MPCPTARLFALLAGLLLVSASVVAQQVDPVELLKRSAAAVGEAQSASVEFAVTIKQVRNAKVDEQTAAFLYRTAPGERFEFDSVAPEGAEGPKFGYRVAGNGGVTLTAIYGARRHMLQDNQDGFAAFVRSRGAMGIGSGLGGMALAFLHPAAMEDLAASVLKSEVLGEDEIDGERLIHARYTVEGGITSDVWFRAEGEPLVRRIEPDVLSTPAIQEMAKQFDKFDYQVRFDFNDWNPEAGFAAEDIRVIEPKDSLLMTSLFEPPAPKPYSLLGAEAPAFDLTTPEGERVSLTEAKGEGAVLLEFWATTCPICVQAMPQLERLHEQYAERGLDYYAINVGEAPADVAAFLEQRGLTPTALIDQSMDVGTAYDVVALPLILLVGPEGRVQVAQEGFRPETPEKLAAQIEAILEGEDLAAEQVAKLREAEEARLKERERLRSRLDG, encoded by the coding sequence ATGCCCTGCCCCACTGCCCGCCTGTTCGCCCTCCTCGCCGGCCTGCTGCTGGTTTCCGCCTCGGTGGTCGCCCAGCAAGTGGACCCGGTCGAGTTGCTGAAGCGTTCCGCCGCCGCTGTTGGCGAGGCCCAGTCGGCTTCGGTCGAGTTCGCGGTGACGATCAAGCAGGTTCGGAACGCCAAGGTCGATGAGCAGACCGCCGCGTTCCTCTATCGGACGGCGCCGGGCGAGCGGTTCGAGTTCGACAGTGTTGCCCCCGAGGGCGCCGAGGGGCCCAAGTTCGGCTACCGAGTCGCCGGCAACGGCGGCGTCACGCTGACGGCGATCTATGGCGCGAGGCGTCACATGCTGCAAGATAATCAAGACGGATTCGCGGCGTTCGTTCGCTCACGCGGGGCGATGGGCATCGGCAGCGGCCTGGGCGGCATGGCGCTCGCCTTCTTGCACCCGGCCGCCATGGAAGACCTGGCCGCCAGTGTCCTCAAGAGCGAGGTCCTCGGCGAAGACGAGATCGATGGCGAACGCCTGATCCACGCCCGCTACACCGTTGAGGGCGGCATCACCAGCGACGTCTGGTTCCGCGCCGAAGGCGAGCCGCTGGTCCGGCGGATCGAGCCCGACGTGCTCAGCACCCCGGCGATCCAGGAGATGGCGAAGCAGTTCGACAAGTTCGATTACCAGGTCCGCTTCGACTTCAACGACTGGAACCCCGAGGCGGGCTTCGCCGCCGAGGACATCCGCGTCATTGAGCCGAAGGACTCGCTCCTGATGACTTCGCTGTTCGAACCCCCGGCCCCCAAGCCGTACTCGCTGCTCGGCGCCGAGGCGCCCGCGTTCGATCTCACCACGCCCGAGGGCGAGCGCGTCAGCCTCACCGAGGCGAAGGGCGAGGGCGCTGTGCTGCTCGAGTTTTGGGCGACGACCTGCCCGATCTGCGTTCAGGCGATGCCCCAGCTGGAGAGGCTCCACGAGCAGTACGCCGAGCGCGGCCTCGATTACTACGCGATCAACGTCGGCGAGGCGCCGGCGGACGTGGCGGCCTTCCTCGAGCAACGCGGCCTCACACCGACCGCTCTGATCGACCAGAGCATGGATGTCGGCACCGCGTACGACGTCGTCGCCTTGCCGCTGATCCTGCTGGTCGGCCCCGAAGGACGCGTGCAGGTCGCCCAAGAGGGCTTCCGTCCCGAGACGCCCGAGAAGCTCGCCGCCCAGATCGAAGCGATCCTTGAAGGCGAGGACCTAGCGGCCGAGCAAGTCGCGAAGCTGCGTGAGGCCGAGGAAGCGCGTCTCAAGGAACGCGAGCGGCTCCGGTCGCGTCTGGACGGTTGA
- the novP gene encoding Demethyldecarbamoylnovobiocin O-methyltransferase: MRRLVHFFIYRVPLVMPTLMFFLKRVQYALLSFYKDPEDVQLIRTVAREKRMLLQPLEAHTILSLARMQSSLEGDLAEVGVFQGASAKLICSVKGDRTFWAFDTFEDGLQDVSDADTHGGFAFFKSGQYESSQEKVTSYLAPYPNVEIRPGYFPESAGEAADREFSFIHLDVDTHDSTLACFRYFWPRLVAGGIMLTHDAHADGVGRAIETFAAESGGRWFSTTGSQVAFVK; the protein is encoded by the coding sequence ATGCGTCGACTCGTCCATTTCTTCATCTACCGCGTCCCGCTGGTGATGCCGACGCTGATGTTCTTCCTCAAGCGAGTGCAGTACGCCCTGCTCTCGTTCTACAAGGACCCCGAGGACGTTCAGCTGATCCGCACCGTCGCGCGTGAGAAACGGATGCTGCTGCAGCCCCTCGAAGCCCACACCATCCTGTCCCTCGCCCGCATGCAGAGCTCCCTGGAAGGTGACCTCGCCGAGGTCGGCGTCTTCCAGGGCGCGAGCGCTAAACTGATCTGCAGCGTGAAAGGGGACCGCACCTTCTGGGCCTTCGACACCTTCGAGGACGGCCTCCAAGACGTCAGCGACGCCGACACGCACGGCGGCTTCGCCTTCTTCAAGAGCGGCCAGTACGAATCGAGCCAAGAGAAGGTGACGAGCTACCTTGCCCCGTACCCGAACGTCGAGATCCGGCCCGGGTACTTTCCCGAGTCAGCGGGCGAAGCGGCCGATCGGGAGTTTTCGTTCATCCACCTCGACGTCGATACGCACGACAGCACGCTCGCCTGCTTCCGCTACTTCTGGCCTCGGCTGGTGGCCGGCGGCATCATGCTCACGCACGACGCTCACGCCGACGGTGTCGGCCGCGCGATCGAGACCTTCGCCGCCGAGTCGGGCGGCCGCTGGTTCTCCACCACCGGCAGCCAGGTAGCGTTCGTCAAGTAA
- a CDS encoding Tetratricopeptide repeat protein: protein MSDPAKLYDEADQLKASGDLAGAAAKLAEALEADDSYALGHAAMAVVQQKLGEHEKAIEHAKKVCELEPTDAFSYTALSVTYQRAWAGTQNQQYIQLAEDAMAKSREIEAGA, encoded by the coding sequence ATGTCCGACCCCGCCAAGCTCTACGACGAAGCCGATCAACTGAAAGCCTCCGGCGACCTCGCCGGCGCGGCCGCCAAGCTGGCCGAGGCCCTCGAGGCGGACGACTCGTACGCCCTGGGGCACGCGGCGATGGCGGTCGTCCAGCAGAAGCTGGGCGAGCACGAGAAAGCGATCGAGCACGCCAAGAAGGTCTGCGAGCTCGAGCCGACCGACGCCTTCAGCTACACGGCGCTGAGCGTCACCTACCAACGGGCCTGGGCCGGCACCCAGAACCAGCAGTACATCCAGCTCGCCGAAGACGCCATGGCCAAGAGCCGCGAGATCGAAGCGGGGGCGTGA